Proteins encoded within one genomic window of Macrobrachium nipponense isolate FS-2020 chromosome 9, ASM1510439v2, whole genome shotgun sequence:
- the LOC135217957 gene encoding CUB and sushi domain-containing protein 1-like encodes MSLCNGSQVLTSATGILHASPPLSYGNNLLCSWHLTVAEGRKIGLSFQWFKTEPGCDFLEVQDLSTSQPMGESPYDGERQIPLLVSWGNSVNVSFIPDFSVLDVGFQIFYYTV; translated from the exons ATGTCCTTATGCAATGGAAGtcaag TTCTGACATCTGCCACTGGGATCTTACACGCGTCCCCACCACTTTCATACGGCAACAACCTTTTGTGTTCATGGCACCTGACAGTGGCGGAAGGCAGAAAAATTGGACTTTCCTTCCAGTGGTTTAAGACTGAGCCAGGATGTGACTTCCTCGAGGTTCAAGATTTATCGACTTCGCAGCCAATGGGAGA GTCACCGTATGATGGGGAGCGGCAAATTCCACTTCTAGTCTCCTGGGGGAATTCGGTCAACGTCTCGTTCATACCAGATTTCAGTGTTCTCGACGTTGGATTCCAGATTTTCTACTACACCGTCTAG